The Devosia sp. YIM 151766 genome includes a region encoding these proteins:
- a CDS encoding ABC transporter substrate-binding protein, with protein sequence MYNSRLSRRGFMAGSTALAIASTIPSFAQGATKITTGFGWVANVEQANLWAALNNGLFADEGIDAGYLAGGPGLPNSLVNLAAGQIEVAGADWGPVASAIDKGNDYVVLGFGFPVSPSAFLSLASNPIRTPADLVGKRLLMQSPTNTTIVDSILADAGLPLDYKMVPTGFSPEPLLAGDGDAFLCFATNQPITLEQMGMQADKDFVVTLLDDLGYKVPAATLTVQRSFLEANRPALVGYLRALIRAYKANAADPTLAAKLVVENYGVDLGLDLAQQIRQNELQIPLMALPGSDQPYMIDIETSSGPLLAAAKAAGVEGELDLDAIIDLSLLQEALASA encoded by the coding sequence ATGTACAATTCACGCCTCTCCCGACGCGGCTTCATGGCGGGCAGCACCGCCCTGGCGATAGCCTCGACGATTCCCTCATTCGCGCAGGGCGCCACCAAGATCACCACTGGCTTCGGCTGGGTAGCCAATGTTGAGCAGGCAAATTTGTGGGCTGCACTGAACAACGGCCTGTTTGCGGATGAAGGTATCGATGCCGGCTATCTTGCCGGAGGCCCCGGGCTGCCCAACTCGCTCGTCAACCTGGCGGCGGGCCAGATCGAAGTGGCCGGTGCGGATTGGGGCCCGGTTGCCAGCGCAATAGACAAGGGCAATGACTACGTGGTGCTGGGCTTCGGCTTCCCGGTTTCCCCCTCGGCCTTCCTGTCGCTGGCGTCGAACCCCATCCGCACGCCGGCGGATCTCGTCGGCAAGCGCTTGCTGATGCAGAGCCCGACCAACACCACCATCGTGGATTCGATTCTGGCTGACGCAGGTCTGCCGCTCGACTACAAAATGGTTCCAACCGGCTTCTCTCCCGAGCCGCTCCTGGCCGGCGACGGCGACGCTTTTCTGTGCTTTGCAACCAATCAGCCCATCACTCTGGAACAGATGGGCATGCAGGCGGACAAGGATTTCGTCGTGACCCTGCTCGACGACCTCGGCTACAAGGTTCCGGCTGCGACCTTGACCGTCCAGCGCAGCTTCCTCGAAGCAAACCGCCCCGCCCTGGTGGGATATCTGCGTGCGCTCATCCGCGCCTACAAGGCCAACGCCGCCGACCCGACGCTGGCAGCCAAGCTCGTGGTTGAAAATTACGGCGTCGACCTGGGCCTCGATCTCGCGCAGCAGATTCGCCAGAATGAATTGCAGATTCCGCTTATGGCGCTGCCGGGTTCCGACCAGCCCTACATGATAGATATCGAGACTTCCAGCGGGCCGCTGCTGGCCGCAGCAAAGGCAGCCGGCGTTGAAGGCGAGCTCGACCTCGATGCCATCATCGATCTGTCGCTCCTCCAGGAAGCCCTCGCTTCCGCATAA
- a CDS encoding ABC transporter ATP-binding protein, protein MPSQETSSASAVSIVQATKSFNLGSGAKIVAIDSVNLEIPSGQFLAILGPSGCGKSTILRMLASLDTPTSGSVSVMGAEPADLARRHQLGVAFQDHALLPWLSVAENVALPFRVAGQAVDHARVAALIELVGLAGFADARPSQMSGGMRQRASIARALILTPSLLLLDEPFGALDAVTRRQMNVELQRIWLEHKLTTILVTHSVDEAVFLADRVVVMSGRPGQVIRDVEINFDRPRSPDLMRSAQFHDLVDDLTLSLSPDGARGH, encoded by the coding sequence ATGCCGTCCCAGGAAACTTCTTCTGCAAGCGCAGTGAGTATCGTCCAGGCGACCAAGAGCTTCAATTTGGGCAGTGGCGCGAAGATCGTCGCCATCGACTCGGTGAATCTCGAGATCCCAAGCGGGCAGTTTCTAGCCATCCTCGGTCCGTCAGGTTGTGGCAAAAGCACCATATTGCGAATGCTGGCCTCGCTGGATACGCCGACCTCGGGTAGTGTGTCGGTGATGGGCGCGGAGCCTGCCGACCTTGCCAGGCGCCACCAGCTGGGTGTTGCCTTCCAGGATCACGCGCTGCTTCCCTGGTTGTCTGTCGCCGAAAATGTTGCGCTGCCCTTCCGTGTTGCCGGCCAGGCAGTCGACCATGCCCGGGTAGCGGCGCTGATCGAGCTTGTTGGTCTTGCCGGGTTTGCAGATGCGCGCCCGAGCCAGATGTCGGGCGGCATGCGGCAACGCGCGTCCATCGCCCGCGCCTTGATACTTACGCCATCGCTGCTGCTGCTCGACGAGCCGTTTGGGGCGCTGGATGCGGTCACCCGACGTCAGATGAATGTCGAACTCCAGCGAATATGGCTGGAGCACAAGCTGACGACGATCCTGGTCACGCACTCCGTGGACGAGGCCGTCTTCCTGGCCGATCGGGTTGTAGTTATGAGCGGGCGGCCGGGTCAGGTCATCCGCGACGTTGAAATCAACTTCGATCGTCCACGATCTCCTGACCTCATGCGGTCTGCACAATTCCACGATCTGGTGGATGACCTCACGCTCAGCCTGTCTCCAGATGGCGCGAGGGGGCACTGA
- the deoC gene encoding deoxyribose-phosphate aldolase, with the protein MEASQAQALPVVRAGAAIATAVCHDLPRNPGVPLDMSWLDAMRPVNRSALERRTANLTKRRSIKADNQAAWLLRALSLMDLTTLSSNDTDERVRRLCAKALRPLRDDLVEGLGIAGAHIRPAAVCVYHPFVATAAKALSGSGIHVAAVSTAFPHGLSPLPQRIAEIHASVADGADEIDVVIPRGLVYGARWSELYDEIAQFRDACGSAHLKVILGTGDLSTLRNVMLASMVAMMAGADFIKTSTGKESVNATLPVGLVMTRAIRAYEERTGFKIGFKPAGGISTAKSSLDWLVLMKEELGRRWLEPDLFRFGASSLLTDIERQLEHHLTGGYSATHRHAMA; encoded by the coding sequence ATGGAAGCAAGCCAAGCCCAAGCCCTGCCGGTCGTTCGAGCCGGGGCCGCCATCGCCACCGCCGTCTGCCATGACCTGCCGCGCAATCCCGGCGTGCCGCTCGATATGAGCTGGCTCGACGCCATGCGTCCAGTCAATCGCAGCGCTCTCGAACGGCGCACGGCAAACCTTACGAAGCGCCGCTCGATCAAGGCCGACAATCAGGCCGCCTGGCTGTTGCGCGCCCTAAGCCTGATGGACCTGACGACGCTCAGCAGCAACGATACCGACGAGCGCGTTCGTCGTCTCTGCGCCAAGGCCCTGCGCCCGCTGCGCGATGACCTTGTTGAAGGCCTGGGCATTGCCGGCGCCCATATCCGACCGGCCGCCGTCTGCGTCTATCACCCCTTCGTCGCCACGGCAGCAAAGGCGCTTTCGGGCAGTGGCATTCATGTCGCGGCCGTGTCCACGGCCTTCCCGCATGGCCTGAGCCCTCTTCCCCAGCGCATAGCGGAAATCCACGCTTCGGTGGCCGACGGAGCCGACGAGATCGACGTCGTCATTCCGCGTGGCCTCGTCTATGGCGCGCGCTGGAGCGAGCTTTATGACGAAATCGCCCAGTTCCGCGATGCCTGCGGGTCAGCCCATCTCAAGGTCATTCTCGGCACCGGCGACCTGTCGACCCTGCGCAATGTCATGCTCGCGTCGATGGTGGCGATGATGGCAGGTGCCGATTTCATCAAGACTTCCACCGGCAAGGAAAGCGTCAATGCCACCCTGCCCGTGGGACTGGTTATGACCCGCGCCATCCGCGCCTATGAGGAGCGCACCGGCTTCAAGATCGGCTTCAAGCCGGCCGGTGGCATCAGCACGGCCAAGTCGTCGCTCGACTGGTTGGTGCTGATGAAGGAGGAACTTGGCCGACGCTGGCTCGAGCCCGATCTTTTCCGCTTCGGCGCATCGAGCCTGCTCACCGATATCGAGCGCCAGCTCGAACACCACCTGACCGGCGGCTATTCAGCCACGCATCGTCACGCCATGGCCTGA
- a CDS encoding DeoR/GlpR family DNA-binding transcription regulator, with product MALAKSGLSKAMRVATLSAELAGGRALHIGEASKLLGVSDMTIRRDIQQNPDRLAYFGGYVMAAGIVSADGSYSLASAADAHQDAKRRACQHAVELLRPGETIFVDCGTTLVHLIDLIPDDLEITVVCYALNIADRLARKPKVTIIMLGGVYHPASATFFGQEGLRTLSGLGVNLALLSAAGLDEVRGATCAHFHEAEIKRHVMAIAAKRVLVVDQSKVGCIRSVVFAAIDAFDTILTEHGTWTRAPTAASQ from the coding sequence GTGGCGCTAGCCAAATCAGGTTTGTCCAAGGCCATGCGCGTTGCGACGCTTTCCGCCGAGCTGGCCGGAGGGCGCGCTTTGCATATTGGCGAGGCCTCAAAGCTGCTGGGTGTGTCGGACATGACGATCCGCCGCGATATCCAGCAAAATCCCGATCGCCTGGCCTATTTTGGCGGCTATGTCATGGCGGCTGGCATCGTTTCGGCCGATGGCAGCTATTCGCTGGCCAGCGCCGCCGACGCCCACCAGGACGCCAAGCGGCGGGCCTGCCAGCATGCCGTGGAATTGCTGCGGCCCGGTGAGACGATCTTCGTGGATTGCGGCACGACGCTGGTTCACCTCATCGATCTCATTCCCGACGATCTCGAAATCACCGTGGTGTGCTATGCCCTCAATATCGCCGACAGGCTGGCGCGCAAGCCCAAGGTGACCATAATCATGCTGGGCGGGGTATATCATCCTGCTTCGGCGACCTTCTTTGGACAGGAGGGGCTGCGCACGCTGTCGGGTCTGGGCGTCAACCTTGCGCTGCTTTCGGCAGCCGGTCTTGATGAAGTGCGGGGGGCCACCTGTGCCCATTTCCACGAGGCCGAGATCAAGAGACACGTCATGGCTATCGCTGCCAAGCGCGTTCTGGTGGTTGACCAAAGCAAGGTCGGGTGCATCCGGTCGGTGGTTTTCGCGGCCATTGATGCCTTTGACACCATCCTCACGGAACACGGCACATGGACGCGTGCTCCGACCGCGGCGAGCCAGTAG
- a CDS encoding ABC transporter permease subunit, producing the protein MARPLTKAVFVGALNWLKRWWALILIVLTWHFWVEFNNFNTIVMPRPLTVLVDMATNLQVYLPSSFQTVLVSIAGLAIGLALGTALAMLSWWSPLVGGTLTPLSLIASSIPVVTIIPILARIFGYDGKTVIIIVAIISFFPAFVFTTAGLKKLPAGSADVFRALGVSRWKTLVHLALPAAVPSWMVALRIAAPGAILAAMLAEFLMGTSGLGYLFVTSKAEFDMDRALGTSLFATIVSLISFALVSRAEKWVVMRRQ; encoded by the coding sequence ATGGCTCGCCCGTTGACAAAAGCGGTGTTCGTTGGCGCCCTGAACTGGCTCAAGCGCTGGTGGGCCCTGATCCTGATCGTCCTGACCTGGCATTTTTGGGTCGAATTCAACAACTTCAACACCATCGTCATGCCGCGCCCGCTGACGGTGCTCGTGGATATGGCAACCAACCTACAGGTCTATCTACCAAGCAGCTTTCAGACCGTTCTGGTGTCCATCGCCGGCCTCGCCATCGGCCTGGCACTCGGAACCGCCCTGGCAATGCTCAGCTGGTGGTCCCCCCTTGTCGGCGGCACGTTAACCCCACTGAGCCTGATCGCATCGAGCATTCCGGTCGTCACGATTATCCCGATCCTCGCGCGCATTTTTGGGTATGACGGCAAGACGGTCATTATTATCGTCGCCATCATCTCGTTTTTCCCAGCCTTCGTGTTCACCACTGCCGGACTGAAGAAGCTGCCGGCTGGCAGTGCCGACGTATTCAGGGCTCTCGGTGTGTCGCGCTGGAAAACGCTTGTTCACCTCGCACTGCCTGCAGCGGTTCCGAGTTGGATGGTGGCCCTGCGCATCGCCGCTCCTGGCGCGATCCTGGCCGCGATGCTTGCCGAGTTCCTCATGGGGACGAGCGGACTGGGCTATCTTTTTGTGACATCGAAAGCCGAGTTCGATATGGATCGCGCCTTGGGGACAAGCCTTTTCGCGACGATTGTTTCACTCATCAGCTTCGCCTTAGTGAGCCGTGCGGAAAAATGGGTTGTCATGCGACGCCAGTAA
- a CDS encoding AAA family ATPase, with the protein MSNRPRDPWADVKTINGLAADEVISTLQKSIRRGMLENALLIAQEMSATSPEMEEYLWARLTVIAIEDVGLGSRDMPMLIEALYQQHLRFPYGAHDRFLFAAHAIRILATSKKDRTSDELTNWTKGVTRAGQLPEIPDFAIDMHTRRGQSLGRDDIHFLTEASRVENEIPNRDRTYLDRVIDMKKSQ; encoded by the coding sequence ATGTCCAACCGACCTCGCGACCCCTGGGCGGATGTGAAGACCATCAACGGTCTTGCCGCCGACGAAGTAATCTCGACGCTTCAGAAGTCGATCCGCCGGGGGATGCTGGAAAACGCATTGCTCATCGCCCAGGAAATGAGCGCGACCAGCCCCGAAATGGAAGAATATCTCTGGGCCCGCCTGACCGTCATCGCGATTGAGGACGTAGGTCTGGGCTCGCGTGACATGCCTATGCTCATTGAGGCCCTCTATCAGCAGCATCTACGCTTCCCCTATGGTGCGCATGATCGTTTTCTATTCGCGGCACACGCCATTCGCATCCTGGCCACTTCGAAGAAGGACCGGACGTCGGACGAGCTGACGAACTGGACCAAGGGCGTCACCAGGGCAGGGCAGCTCCCCGAGATTCCCGACTTCGCGATAGACATGCATACGCGCCGCGGCCAGTCGCTGGGGCGGGACGATATTCATTTCCTGACCGAAGCATCGCGCGTTGAAAATGAAATCCCGAACAGGGATAGGACCTACCTCGACCGCGTCATCGACATGAAAAAGTCGCAGTAA
- a CDS encoding ABC transporter permease subunit — translation MAKPEHETGAKPVLLGVIGIGMFLALWQVAGMNGWGGMTLPALDRVLLEFTNPQRQGLFMRAAGASLASLGLGLLYGTLLGVGLAVVTRLLPVLWDGLDNFAALVNAIPSIALAPVFMLMLAPDAVPIAIATMSVYFVTYVASRSALDGTPIAYRDLMSVLGSSRINRMRMVEWPSAIPGIATALRLSVPIALVGVVVGEWFGAPRGFGLIMISAMQNFQIPLLWATVLLVAVCSLALYFAFTLLERLVYKRFT, via the coding sequence ATGGCGAAGCCCGAGCATGAGACAGGCGCCAAACCCGTTCTGTTGGGCGTAATCGGCATCGGGATGTTTCTGGCCCTTTGGCAGGTTGCTGGCATGAATGGCTGGGGTGGAATGACCCTGCCTGCCCTGGACCGTGTGCTTCTCGAATTCACCAACCCACAGCGCCAGGGGCTGTTCATGCGTGCCGCCGGGGCGAGCCTTGCCTCATTGGGTCTCGGGCTTTTGTACGGCACCCTTCTCGGCGTTGGCCTGGCGGTCGTTACGCGACTTTTGCCGGTCCTTTGGGACGGGCTCGACAATTTCGCCGCCCTGGTCAACGCCATTCCCTCGATCGCGCTGGCGCCGGTCTTCATGCTCATGCTCGCCCCTGATGCCGTGCCGATCGCCATTGCGACGATGAGCGTCTACTTCGTTACCTATGTCGCGAGCCGCTCTGCGCTCGACGGGACGCCGATAGCCTATCGAGACCTGATGAGTGTGCTGGGCTCTTCGCGCATAAATCGAATGCGCATGGTCGAATGGCCCAGCGCGATTCCCGGCATTGCCACCGCCTTGCGTCTTTCTGTACCCATCGCGCTTGTCGGTGTCGTGGTCGGCGAATGGTTCGGCGCGCCGCGCGGCTTCGGCCTCATCATGATTAGCGCAATGCAGAACTTCCAGATTCCTCTTTTGTGGGCCACGGTCCTGCTGGTCGCGGTCTGCTCCCTGGCGCTCTATTTCGCCTTCACATTGCTGGAACGGCTTGTCTACAAGAGGTTCACCTGA
- a CDS encoding metallophosphoesterase: MLWQAALHVRASPMPRIAAIGDLHATTTDAGRFAPLFAEMGREADLVLLAGDLLDLGQSAELEALLADIAECDMPVVCVLGNHDYYSGEVPALTQSLRAAGVTVLEHEIFHFGDLDIIGFKGTVGGFNRMLAPIAETEVVAFANLSKLDAERFERTISSSTSARRLVLMHHAPIVDTIVGEAVEEYVFMGSSRYAEVIDRHMPDLVIHGHSHFGTLEGRTPGGVRVFNVAMQIPRPDGRIYSLFDV, encoded by the coding sequence TTGCTGTGGCAGGCTGCACTGCATGTGAGGGCCAGCCCAATGCCAAGGATTGCAGCGATAGGTGATTTACACGCAACCACCACCGACGCGGGGCGGTTTGCGCCATTGTTCGCAGAGATGGGGCGCGAAGCCGACCTAGTGCTGCTAGCGGGCGACCTGCTCGATCTGGGACAGAGCGCCGAGCTGGAAGCTTTGCTCGCCGACATTGCCGAATGCGACATGCCGGTTGTGTGTGTGCTGGGCAATCACGACTATTATAGTGGCGAAGTGCCGGCGCTGACTCAAAGTCTGCGGGCCGCTGGCGTTACCGTGCTCGAGCACGAAATCTTCCATTTCGGGGACCTCGACATCATCGGCTTCAAGGGAACTGTCGGCGGCTTCAACAGGATGCTTGCGCCGATTGCCGAGACTGAGGTCGTCGCCTTCGCCAATCTGTCAAAGCTCGATGCCGAGCGATTTGAGCGCACGATCAGCAGCAGCACTTCGGCCCGCCGTCTGGTTCTTATGCATCACGCGCCGATTGTCGACACCATCGTGGGTGAAGCGGTGGAAGAATATGTGTTCATGGGTTCGTCTCGCTATGCCGAGGTCATCGATCGCCACATGCCGGACCTGGTCATTCACGGGCATTCCCATTTTGGAACTCTTGAAGGGCGGACGCCCGGTGGCGTTCGTGTCTTCAACGTCGCCATGCAGATTCCGCGCCCCGATGGCCGGATCTACTCCCTGTTTGACGTGTGA
- a CDS encoding aldehyde dehydrogenase family protein: protein MNILERYHAMHYAPAPEARGEADAWLKDRNFAACQFIGGEWKKATGENSFAVSEPSTSKRLAELSEASSADVDAAVAAARKALPKWQALGGYQRARVLYAIGRAMQRHARLLAVLESIDNGKPIRESRDIDVPLAIRHFIHHAGWAQSLHKEFPGHTGIGVAGQIIPWNFPLLMLAWKIAPALAAGCTVVLKPAEFTPLSAILFAEICEKAGVPKGVVNIIHGGPEVGAAIVNHPGVDKIAFTGSSEVGKIIRRATAGTGKKLSLELGGKSAFIVFEDADLDSAVEGLVDGIWFNQGQVCCAGSRLLVHESIAEAFIGKVKARMEKLRVGDPLDKNTDIGPMVDKSQLERVQSMVAAGEAQGAQCWRPDGAVPATGWFHQPVLATNVATSNILAQEEVFGPVLAVMTFRNTEESIELANNTRYGLAASVWSENVNLALHVAPQLKAGVIWINGTNMFDAACGFGGYRESGFGREGGREGMYEYLALPKAKAAPLAPASVPGGVFERGDGADGVIDRTPKLFIGGKQVRPDANYSMAVLDKKGKHIGEVGLGNRKDIRDAVSAAHAAGGWASATAYNRAQVLYFLAENLSVRAEEFAHRLRMLTDCPAKTASEEVEASIEKLFEAAGMADKFEGVVHSPPSRVVTLALNEPVGVLGLIAGDDQPLLGLISMIAPALAMGNRVVAVPSARWALIATDLYQVIETSDIPAGVINIVTGGAKDLATVLARHADVDGLWVVADGDICKSVETASADNLKRVWTSGGHAVDWTGPGGALAPFLRRAVEVKNVWVPYGD, encoded by the coding sequence GTGAACATTTTGGAACGCTACCACGCCATGCACTATGCCCCTGCTCCCGAAGCGCGCGGCGAAGCCGATGCCTGGCTGAAAGACCGCAACTTCGCCGCCTGCCAATTCATCGGCGGAGAATGGAAAAAGGCCACCGGCGAAAATAGCTTCGCCGTTTCCGAACCCTCCACCAGCAAGCGCCTCGCTGAACTTTCCGAGGCCAGCAGCGCCGATGTCGACGCGGCCGTTGCTGCCGCGCGAAAAGCCCTGCCCAAATGGCAGGCTCTGGGCGGTTATCAGCGCGCCCGAGTTCTTTATGCCATCGGCCGCGCCATGCAGCGTCATGCCCGGCTCTTAGCCGTGCTCGAATCCATCGACAATGGTAAGCCAATCCGCGAGAGCCGCGATATCGACGTGCCACTGGCGATACGCCATTTCATCCATCATGCCGGCTGGGCCCAGTCGCTGCACAAGGAATTCCCCGGCCACACTGGGATCGGCGTCGCCGGACAGATCATTCCTTGGAACTTCCCCCTGCTGATGCTCGCCTGGAAGATTGCCCCGGCTCTGGCCGCCGGTTGCACCGTGGTGCTCAAGCCCGCCGAGTTCACGCCGCTCTCCGCCATTCTTTTTGCCGAGATTTGCGAAAAGGCCGGCGTGCCCAAGGGCGTGGTCAATATCATCCATGGCGGGCCAGAAGTGGGCGCGGCCATAGTCAATCATCCGGGTGTCGACAAGATCGCCTTTACGGGCTCCTCGGAGGTTGGAAAGATCATTCGCCGCGCCACCGCCGGAACGGGCAAGAAGCTGTCGCTGGAACTGGGCGGGAAGTCGGCCTTCATCGTCTTTGAAGACGCCGATCTCGATTCCGCCGTCGAGGGGCTGGTGGATGGCATCTGGTTCAACCAGGGCCAGGTCTGCTGCGCCGGCTCGCGCCTTCTGGTGCACGAAAGCATCGCCGAGGCCTTTATCGGCAAGGTCAAGGCGCGCATGGAAAAACTGCGCGTCGGCGATCCGCTCGACAAGAACACCGACATTGGCCCGATGGTCGACAAGAGCCAGTTAGAGCGCGTGCAATCCATGGTGGCGGCGGGCGAAGCGCAGGGCGCGCAATGTTGGCGGCCCGATGGCGCCGTGCCGGCCACGGGATGGTTCCACCAGCCGGTGCTGGCCACAAATGTCGCGACCTCCAATATTCTTGCACAGGAAGAGGTCTTTGGTCCGGTTCTCGCCGTCATGACCTTCCGCAATACCGAGGAGAGCATCGAGCTCGCCAACAATACCCGCTATGGGCTGGCAGCCTCGGTGTGGAGCGAGAATGTCAATCTCGCCCTCCATGTCGCTCCTCAGCTTAAGGCCGGCGTCATCTGGATCAATGGGACCAATATGTTCGATGCTGCCTGTGGTTTTGGCGGCTATCGCGAAAGCGGTTTTGGCCGCGAAGGCGGTCGCGAGGGCATGTATGAATATCTGGCGCTTCCCAAGGCCAAGGCGGCGCCGCTGGCCCCGGCCAGCGTACCCGGCGGCGTTTTTGAACGCGGCGATGGCGCCGATGGGGTCATCGACCGCACGCCAAAACTGTTTATTGGTGGCAAGCAGGTACGCCCCGACGCCAACTACTCCATGGCCGTTCTCGACAAGAAGGGAAAACATATCGGCGAGGTCGGCCTTGGCAATCGCAAGGATATCCGCGACGCCGTGAGCGCCGCCCACGCTGCCGGGGGCTGGGCTTCGGCTACCGCCTATAATCGCGCGCAGGTGCTCTATTTTCTCGCGGAAAATCTCTCCGTTCGCGCAGAGGAGTTTGCCCATCGCCTCCGCATGCTAACGGATTGCCCGGCCAAGACGGCGAGCGAGGAGGTAGAAGCATCCATCGAAAAGCTCTTCGAGGCCGCAGGCATGGCCGACAAATTCGAAGGCGTGGTGCATAGCCCGCCTTCACGTGTCGTCACCCTGGCGCTCAACGAGCCGGTCGGCGTCCTCGGTCTTATCGCCGGCGACGACCAGCCGCTGCTGGGGCTAATTTCGATGATCGCGCCTGCCCTTGCCATGGGCAATAGGGTTGTCGCCGTGCCTTCCGCGCGCTGGGCTCTTATCGCCACCGACCTCTATCAGGTCATCGAAACCTCCGATATTCCTGCAGGCGTCATCAATATCGTCACCGGCGGCGCCAAGGATCTCGCCACGGTTCTGGCCAGGCACGCCGATGTAGATGGTCTCTGGGTCGTAGCCGATGGCGATATCTGCAAAAGCGTCGAAACCGCCTCGGCCGACAATCTCAAGCGCGTCTGGACTTCGGGCGGGCATGCTGTCGACTGGACCGGGCCGGGTGGCGCCCTTGCCCCCTTCCTGCGGCGCGCCGTAGAAGTGAAGAACGTCTGGGTGCCTTATGGGGACTGA
- a CDS encoding DeoR/GlpR family DNA-binding transcription regulator → MASKQETRVARLKDLLTHQDRIHLRDVAAALNVSEMTVRRDIDAHESALIILGGYVFLAPTRSGYRLAAEGSALTKAKMAAARNAAALLVPNSTIFIDSGTTLLHLASAMPPGMKLTIVTTSLNVATRVSGNENLRLVLMGGLYHPASDCFISGSGGETPQDLGINQAFFSAGGYDSDRGASCYQFHEAQIKRTILKQSKQNYLVLDSSKIGLLQPVVFAQPAAFDAIITEFGDA, encoded by the coding sequence ATGGCATCGAAACAGGAAACCCGCGTAGCGCGGCTGAAAGATCTGCTGACGCATCAGGACCGGATTCACCTGCGTGATGTGGCTGCGGCCCTCAATGTCTCGGAAATGACGGTGCGCCGGGATATAGACGCACATGAAAGCGCCCTCATCATCCTGGGCGGCTATGTTTTCCTCGCGCCGACCCGCAGCGGGTACCGCCTGGCGGCTGAAGGCAGTGCGCTCACCAAGGCCAAGATGGCAGCCGCCCGCAACGCGGCTGCACTGCTTGTTCCCAATTCAACGATTTTCATCGACTCCGGCACAACGCTTCTGCATCTGGCGTCCGCCATGCCGCCCGGCATGAAGCTGACGATCGTCACGACTTCGCTCAATGTGGCAACGCGTGTGTCCGGCAATGAAAACTTGCGGCTCGTGCTCATGGGTGGCCTCTATCATCCCGCCTCGGATTGCTTCATCTCGGGCTCGGGCGGCGAGACGCCACAGGACCTGGGTATCAATCAGGCTTTCTTTTCTGCAGGCGGCTATGACAGCGACCGCGGTGCGAGTTGCTATCAATTTCACGAAGCGCAGATCAAGCGCACCATACTCAAACAGTCGAAGCAGAACTATCTGGTTCTGGACTCGTCCAAGATCGGCCTCTTGCAGCCAGTCGTATTCGCACAGCCTGCCGCCTTCGACGCGATCATCACCGAGTTTGGCGATGCCTGA
- a CDS encoding nucleoside 2-deoxyribosyltransferase: MKIYLAGPEVFLPNAREILDEKISLTRVHGFTPVAPGDLTVAPSLSGREKGLAISAHNEALMLSADVIIANLTPYRGLSADVGTVYELGFMCARGCPAYAFTNVTDGLFERTSAWYGGDVREDAQGQQRGTDGLMLENCGFVDNLMLDGGIESRNGAVIRHEASRERLYTDLTAFQACLAIAARQLLS; this comes from the coding sequence ATGAAAATCTATCTGGCCGGCCCGGAAGTATTCCTTCCCAATGCCCGGGAAATCCTCGACGAGAAGATATCCCTGACCCGCGTTCATGGCTTTACTCCGGTAGCGCCAGGCGACCTCACGGTGGCGCCGAGCCTGAGCGGGCGGGAAAAGGGTCTGGCGATCAGCGCGCATAATGAAGCGCTGATGCTGAGCGCCGATGTCATTATCGCCAATCTGACACCCTATCGCGGGCTCTCGGCCGATGTGGGCACGGTATATGAGCTGGGTTTCATGTGCGCCCGCGGTTGCCCCGCCTATGCCTTTACCAATGTGACCGACGGGCTCTTCGAGCGCACCAGCGCCTGGTATGGCGGGGATGTGCGCGAAGATGCGCAGGGACAGCAGCGCGGCACGGACGGGCTGATGCTTGAGAATTGCGGCTTTGTCGACAATCTCATGCTCGATGGCGGCATCGAGAGCCGCAATGGCGCGGTCATTCGCCATGAAGCCAGCCGCGAGCGGCTTTATACCGATCTCACGGCTTTCCAAGCCTGCCTCGCCATTGCCGCCAGGCAATTGCTGTCCTGA